The genomic window TTTAATTGCATCTAAACTTACAGCACAAATAGGATCACTAGGAAGTCCTACTACTTTATAAGTGTTATATGTAGTATTGTCATCTCTAATTCTATCAGCTGTAATTACAGTATTTGAATATATACCATAATTTAAAGTTCCATCCATTTGAAGTTTCATACCCTTTTTTAGTCTATTATGAACTACACTTGCAACAATTGGCATCTCATTTGTTGTTGCTGCTTCTTTTTGTATAACAGAGGCTAAACTTAAATAATGAAACCACTTTCTTTTGTCATAATAACCAAATATCTTTTTTGAGAACTCTTCATATTTTTTATTTGTTTGTGAAAAAAGATAAAAAATCATATAGTCTTCTTTCATTCCAAGTGGTAATGAATAAGTATCTGCTAAAATATTTCCATCTAATTTATATGAATATTGATTATATAGTTGAGTTAACTTCTCTTCTGAAAGATTAAACTCAGTAGCTAATTTTTTCAAAAAGACATATGAAGTTTCTCCAGGAATCAAAGTTATATTTTTAAGAGCAGCTTTTGATGTTATTAATTTATAAATAAAATCCATTCTTGTTAATCTATTTTGATTTATGTCAATCCAACCACTTTGTACATAACCAAATGTTTTAATAACAAATTCATCAACAACATTCATATCAAAACCATTTTTATTTAAGTATGATATAATATAACTAGTACTGCCCTTTGGAATATATAATACTTTTGTAGAATTTATTGGCATAGTTACATAAAACAATACAACAATCACACAAACAAGGACAAAATTTATAATGTTAAAAACGATTAAATTCGCTTTCCTCTTCTTTCTTTTATTAATAATATCATTATTTTCGTTTCTGTATTCTGGCATAAAAATAGACTCTTTTTCTTTTTCAAATATTTTAGTTTCGCAATTCTATATTAAAATGGATAAAAAACTTATTTTGAATGTTGAAAATATCGAATATAAATCAAATAAAGTAGAAAAAAGTAATTCTTTTTCAGAGTTAAAAAAGAATATTGAACTTCTTCCTCAGGTCTTGAAATTTTTTGAAAAAATAAAAATTGATAAATTAAAAATAGGAGATAATGAATTTGAAATAGTTTTAAATGATGAAATTTTTTATTTAGATAATAAGTATATTAATCTTGCCTCAAAAATTGACACAATCTCGAATCAAGTGGTGTTTGAACTATATTCTTTGTATTTAAAAGATGCTGATGTGATGTTTGATGGAAAAATAAAAGTCGATTATTTTAATGAAAAATTAAATTATTATGGAAAAGTATATTACCAAGATCTGCAAAGTAATATTAATGTTGAAATGACAAAAGATTTAGCAAAAATTTATTTAGTAAGTGAGCCTTTTAAAAATATAAAATTTCTAAAAAATATTATTGATTTACCTCCTATTGCTGAATCTTGGATGTATGATAATGTTGAGGGTGACTTCAAAATTCAAGAATTATATGCTGAATATGATTTGAAAAATAATGAAGTTATTGAAGATTCAATTAAAGGTAAAGCACAAATTAAAGGTGCAAAAATTCGATTTCATAAAGATCTTGATGTAATTAATACAAAAAGTTTAGATGTCTCTTTTAAAAATAATAAATTAGATTTAAATTTAATTCAACCTATATATAAAAATAAAAAACTTGATGGTAGTTATGTAAGTATTAATAATTTAACAAGTGCTGCTAATGGACAAGTTGATGTATTTATAAATGCAAATAGTAAATTGGATAAAGATATTTTAGATATTTTGAAAGCATATAAAATAAATCTTCCTTTAGTTCAAAAAACAGGAACTACTCAAGCCTCTTTATTAATGAAATTTCCATATGAAGATTCAAAAGATATGTCAATTCATGGTGATTTTTTTGTAGATGATGCTCAAATTTCTATTAATAACTTTTCTTTTTATAGTAAAAAAGCTGAAGTCATTTTAGATGATTCACTTATTAAAATAAAAGATAGTAATTTTAAGTACAAAGAGATGATAGATTCAGTTGTAAATTTGGATCTTGATACAAAAACTTTAAAATCTCAAGGTGAAGCAAATATTAAATCTTTTTTAATTAAAGAGGGAAAAGATACTGATATTTTAGATATAAAAAATAAAAAAACTGCTATTACTTTAGATTTTAATAAAGAGGTGAATATTTCATTAAAAGATTTAGCGACAAATATAAAAGTTTCTGATTTAGTACACGTAAATATTGATGATTTATCAAAAATATATCCTTATTCAAAACTTTTAAAAGATATTTCAATTAATGAAGGAAATATTAATTTACAAATTAAAGATGATAATAATTTAAGTTTTGATGCTTTTATAAAAGGCTTTAATTTTCCAATTCAGAAAAATAATAAAAATATAGATTCTCTTGATATTACGGGAAAAATTGAAAATGAAAAAGTAACTATATCTTCAAAAGATGAAGATTTGAAAATTCAAATAGATAATAAATTAAGTATATTTTTAAAAAATATTGATGTTATTTTAGATCAAAAAATAAAAGAGGCGGGACTAAATAGAGATATGAATATTAATCTTACTAATAGTAGATTAAAAATTGATAGTGATATTTATCATTTAAAAAGTGCAAAAGTGCAAATTGATAATAAAGTTATAACTTTTGAAGCAGATGTAAGAAATCTAGATTTACCAATTAGAAAAAACAATGATAAGGTTGAGAACTTAAGTCTAATTGGAAATATAAAAAATAATATCACATCAATCCAAACAAAAGAAAAAGATTTAATCTTAGAGTTAAAAAAAGACTCTATCTCCTTGGATGTTGATGGATATAATATATTTTATTCTAAAACTGATAATAACAATAGTCAAAGCCAATATAAAGATATAGACCTTAAAGGTAAAAATTCAAATATTATTTTGAATGAAAAATATAAATTTTTAGCTGATAATTTTGAAATAAAAGTTAGACCAGATAGTAAATTCATAAGTTTAAACCACAAACAAACAAATTTTACTTTTAAAGAATCAAAAGATAAAAAA from Arcobacter venerupis includes these protein-coding regions:
- a CDS encoding AsmA-like C-terminal domain-containing protein, whose translation is MNVENIEYKSNKVEKSNSFSELKKNIELLPQVLKFFEKIKIDKLKIGDNEFEIVLNDEIFYLDNKYINLASKIDTISNQVVFELYSLYLKDADVMFDGKIKVDYFNEKLNYYGKVYYQDLQSNINVEMTKDLAKIYLVSEPFKNIKFLKNIIDLPPIAESWMYDNVEGDFKIQELYAEYDLKNNEVIEDSIKGKAQIKGAKIRFHKDLDVINTKSLDVSFKNNKLDLNLIQPIYKNKKLDGSYVSINNLTSAANGQVDVFINANSKLDKDILDILKAYKINLPLVQKTGTTQASLLMKFPYEDSKDMSIHGDFFVDDAQISINNFSFYSKKAEVILDDSLIKIKDSNFKYKEMIDSVVNLDLDTKTLKSQGEANIKSFLIKEGKDTDILDIKNKKTAITLDFNKEVNISLKDLATNIKVSDLVHVNIDDLSKIYPYSKLLKDISINEGNINLQIKDDNNLSFDAFIKGFNFPIQKNNKNIDSLDITGKIENEKVTISSKDEDLKIQIDNKLSIFLKNIDVILDQKIKEAGLNRDMNINLTNSRLKIDSDIYHLKSAKVQIDNKVITFEADVRNLDLPIRKNNDKVENLSLIGNIKNNITSIQTKEKDLILELKKDSISLDVDGYNIFYSKTDNNNSQSQYKDIDLKGKNSNIILNEKYKFLADNFEIKVRPDSKFISLNHKQTNFTFKESKDKKIDIFSNNMNDEFINSIFDKQVFKGGNVLLHASGDINNLKGKIIITDANISDLAILNNLLLFIQTSPALINPFLAIPSVVGMATNSGFNLLAYKIVNGNIEFNYSKEKALLNIEKFVTVGNGIDFDGSGQIDLNTLEINSNIKLIFLKDYSKIVGMIPVLNYVLLGDNNRVETEVNLKGTLDNPEISTNLTKDTISVPMNIGKRILTSPAKLLDFITGDSKEEEKTKGNETNKPLK
- the mltG gene encoding endolytic transglycosylase MltG; the protein is MPEYRNENNDIINKRKKRKANLIVFNIINFVLVCVIVVLFYVTMPINSTKVLYIPKGSTSYIISYLNKNGFDMNVVDEFVIKTFGYVQSGWIDINQNRLTRMDFIYKLITSKAALKNITLIPGETSYVFLKKLATEFNLSEEKLTQLYNQYSYKLDGNILADTYSLPLGMKEDYMIFYLFSQTNKKYEEFSKKIFGYYDKRKWFHYLSLASVIQKEAATTNEMPIVASVVHNRLKKGMKLQMDGTLNYGIYSNTVITADRIRDDNTTYNTYKVVGLPSDPICAVSLDAIKAAIFPVKSDYIYFVRDNRTGLHKFASTFEEHQVNISANVGVAKTYTKVKTDETLIDAEAETIMKTDVTKQKPTSIKDLFNNVN